In a genomic window of Neisseria flavescens:
- the sstT gene encoding serine/threonine transporter SstT → MASGNPILNALNRVSLVAQIAIGLVLGILVGAVSPQVGISAGLLGSLFVGALKAIAPILVFVLVTAAIAQHQKGNQAYIKPILILYIFGTFAAAVVAVIASMAFPTTLILRTAGDVSVAPPSGIVEVLKTLLMNLVANPINALANANYIGILAWALVLGAALRHHGSDTTRQVAADLADTVSTVVKWIIRFAPLGIFGLVSSTIAETGFEALAGYMQLLAVLLGCMLFIALVVNPIIVWSQIRRNPFPLVFTCLRESGVYAFFTRSSAANIPVNMALAKKLGLHEDTYSISIPLGATINMAGAAITITVLAMAAAHTQGIQVDFATALLLSLVATVSACGASGVAGGSLLLIPLACSLFGIDNDVAMQVVAVGFIIGVIQDSAETALNSSTDVLFTAAADLGRQRNRAE, encoded by the coding sequence ATGGCAAGTGGCAATCCGATTTTGAACGCGCTCAATCGCGTCAGCCTGGTGGCGCAAATCGCCATCGGCTTGGTTTTAGGTATTCTTGTGGGTGCAGTTTCGCCGCAAGTCGGTATCAGCGCAGGACTGCTGGGCAGCCTGTTTGTTGGTGCGCTTAAGGCTATCGCACCGATTTTGGTATTTGTTTTGGTGACTGCCGCCATTGCGCAACACCAAAAAGGCAATCAGGCCTACATCAAACCGATTTTGATTTTGTATATTTTCGGTACGTTTGCCGCGGCCGTGGTGGCAGTTATTGCCAGTATGGCATTCCCGACCACGCTGATTCTGCGTACGGCCGGCGATGTATCCGTTGCGCCGCCTTCCGGCATTGTCGAAGTATTGAAAACGCTGCTGATGAATTTGGTGGCCAACCCGATTAACGCGCTGGCCAATGCCAACTATATCGGCATTTTGGCTTGGGCTTTGGTATTGGGCGCGGCTTTGCGCCATCACGGTTCGGATACGACCCGCCAAGTGGCGGCCGATTTGGCCGATACCGTTTCGACCGTTGTGAAATGGATTATCCGTTTTGCGCCGCTGGGTATTTTCGGCTTGGTGTCTTCTACCATTGCGGAAACCGGTTTTGAAGCGCTTGCCGGTTATATGCAGCTGTTGGCCGTATTACTCGGCTGTATGCTGTTTATTGCTTTGGTGGTCAACCCAATTATTGTGTGGTCGCAAATCCGCCGCAACCCTTTCCCGCTGGTGTTTACCTGCCTGCGCGAAAGTGGCGTTTATGCCTTCTTTACCCGTTCTTCCGCCGCCAATATCCCTGTGAACATGGCATTGGCGAAAAAACTGGGCCTGCACGAAGACACTTACTCCATCTCCATTCCATTGGGTGCAACCATCAATATGGCCGGTGCGGCAATCACCATTACCGTTTTGGCGATGGCTGCGGCGCACACGCAAGGCATACAGGTTGATTTTGCCACCGCCTTGTTGTTGAGCCTGGTGGCGACGGTCAGCGCGTGCGGCGCGTCCGGCGTGGCGGGCGGTTCGCTGCTGCTGATTCCTTTGGCGTGCAGCCTGTTCGGTATCGATAACGATGTGGCCATGCAGGTGGTTGCCGTCGGCTTCATTATCGGCGTGATTCAGGATTCGGCGGAAACTGCGCTGAACTCTTCGACCGACGTTTTGTTTACCGCTGCCGCCGATTTGGGCCGACAGAGGAACCGGGCGGAATAA
- a CDS encoding NAD(P)H-dependent oxidoreductase, with protein MNILLLNGGKEFGHSHGELNHTLHKKAKEVLTALGHNVQETVIDAGYDVEAEIEKFLWMDAVIWQMPGWWMHEPWTVKKYIDEVLTSGHGKLYHSDGRHRVSPTEGYGTGGLLQGKKHMLSLTWNAPIEAFTREGDFFEGKGVDALYMHFHKLNEFIGLSRLPTFLCNDVIKNPQVEKYLTDYQAHLEKVFG; from the coding sequence ATGAATATTTTATTATTAAACGGCGGAAAAGAGTTTGGTCATTCACATGGCGAGTTGAACCACACACTTCACAAAAAAGCGAAAGAAGTTTTGACCGCACTTGGACACAATGTACAAGAAACCGTGATTGATGCCGGCTATGATGTTGAAGCAGAAATTGAAAAATTCTTGTGGATGGATGCCGTGATTTGGCAGATGCCAGGTTGGTGGATGCACGAGCCTTGGACAGTGAAAAAATACATAGACGAAGTATTAACCAGCGGACACGGCAAGCTTTACCACAGCGATGGCCGTCATCGTGTTAGCCCAACTGAAGGCTACGGCACAGGTGGCTTGTTGCAAGGCAAAAAACACATGCTTTCACTTACTTGGAATGCTCCGATTGAAGCCTTCACCCGCGAAGGCGACTTCTTTGAAGGCAAAGGTGTGGATGCTTTGTATATGCACTTCCACAAACTTAACGAGTTCATCGGCTTGAGCCGTCTGCCGACATTCTTATGTAACGATGTGATTAAAAATCCACAAGTAGAAAAATACTTAACCGATTACCAAGCACACTTGGAAAAAGTATTCGGATAA
- a CDS encoding translocation/assembly module TamB domain-containing protein: MTDTANTSTPSKQQPAPPKRKKRLLRGFVLSALGVLTVSAGAIGWLVGTESGLRFGLYKIPSWFGVKISSDTLKGTLIEGFEGDKWLIETEGADVKISSFRFDWKPSELTRPSLHITEVVAGDIAIVTKRTPPKEEEPSKGLPDSIDLPVTAYLDRLETGKISVGKRFDKQTVYLDHLHAAYHYDKKEHRLHIKTADTPWSSSTGAVVLGLNKPYVLNTAIYTKGQLEGETLHGTVRLWGSLQDVSTDLLLDSENVHLSAKSTIHPFADSLNETVGEILIKGSNINPQAFLPNLPKARLNFDATTIPSFTNGVALEGSIDLENDQAGFADENHIPVKRILGEFIVDDKGTVMIEDIGVDLLKDGNIDVSGSIDTAQDQLKLALGINNTGVDDFVRQNIAGRLNGSIDVKGETSSPVVNWNLDSGFARTDGMLFFQTDKQLGQRTLKLDKVRLIPQNGGELNAKGSLELFKDRKLQLDIVSKAFNPARIDPQLPQGSVNGDINLTGILAQEKFAGKMQFAPSTLNGVPLSGKADVAYENKHLSRALTDLTLGNNIVKTNGSFGKKGDRLNLNITAPDLSRFGFGLGGLLNARGYISGSFSDGLKTLEADLNGEARNFKVADTVNIRTLDFKLKGSPDTNRPLSADIKGEHIAVSGGAAMIDNVNLLISGTGSHHHIRGNSSMAVDNKRYKLDLDATGGLNKDQTQWKGTVDTLDINGAFNLKLQNRLNLEAGSERVSLSSARWAAMGGSLNLQNFVWDKKAGITSKGSAQNLHITELHNFYTPPIEHNLVLGGDWDLAYSQNARGFLNINRQSGDIILPSKDPKNKQPLGLSALALRTRFQNGRIDSTLEGNTRFGKVNGTLGIAQQFGNNINNAPVSGKVNISVPDLGSLKSFMPATAQGIAGRLNATATIGGQLGSPTINSNLDLQTNYGRADGTVNIGQGTSFDTAPLSGKLNLNVANLEVFRNFLPVGQTLKGRLNAAVNLAGRLNDPQLSGLINGDNLYYRHQTQGLILDNGVLRSRLQGQKWVIDSLKFHRGGTIELKGAVNLANVNPDVDVDIIFDKYRTLSRPNRQLQLSGAAKVLYNLEKGVSLNGTLNTDFGRFGSQKSSMPTLDDDVVVLGETPKEATATTPINMNLVLNINDNIRFVGYGADVTIGGKLTITSRPGETVQGVGTVRVVKGRYKAYGQDLNITKGAVSFVGPLTDPNLNIRAERRLSPVGAGVEVLGSLNNPRVTLVAKEAMSEKDKLSWLILNRASSGSDGDNATLSAAASALLAGQINDRIGLVDDLGFTSKRSRNAQTGEFNPAEQVLTVGKQLTNNLYVGYEYGVSSAEQSVKLVYQLTRAIQAVARIGTRSSGGELKYTIRFDNLFGKDKPEPEEQQ; this comes from the coding sequence ATGACCGATACTGCAAACACTTCCACGCCGTCTAAACAACAGCCCGCCCCGCCAAAGCGCAAAAAACGCCTGTTGCGCGGCTTTGTCCTGTCCGCCTTGGGCGTATTGACCGTTTCCGCCGGCGCGATCGGCTGGCTGGTCGGTACGGAGTCGGGTTTGCGTTTCGGTTTGTACAAAATCCCGTCATGGTTCGGCGTCAAAATCTCTTCGGATACGCTGAAAGGCACGCTGATTGAAGGTTTTGAAGGCGACAAATGGTTGATCGAAACAGAAGGTGCGGATGTCAAAATCAGCAGCTTCCGCTTTGATTGGAAACCATCCGAGCTGACCCGTCCATCCTTGCACATCACCGAAGTCGTGGCCGGCGACATCGCCATCGTGACCAAACGCACGCCGCCCAAAGAAGAAGAGCCATCAAAAGGCCTGCCCGACAGCATAGACCTGCCCGTTACCGCCTATCTCGACCGTTTGGAAACCGGCAAAATCAGCGTGGGCAAGCGTTTTGACAAGCAGACCGTCTATCTCGACCATCTGCACGCGGCCTATCATTACGACAAAAAAGAGCACCGCCTCCACATCAAAACCGCCGATACGCCATGGAGCAGCTCGACAGGCGCGGTGGTGCTCGGTTTGAACAAACCCTACGTCCTCAATACCGCCATCTACACCAAAGGCCAGCTTGAGGGCGAAACCCTACATGGCACAGTACGCCTGTGGGGCAGCCTGCAAGACGTATCCACCGACCTGCTGCTCGATAGCGAAAACGTTCATTTGTCGGCCAAATCCACCATTCACCCATTCGCCGACAGCCTCAATGAAACCGTCGGCGAAATCCTGATTAAAGGTTCCAACATCAATCCGCAGGCCTTCCTGCCCAACCTGCCCAAAGCGCGCCTGAATTTCGACGCTACCACCATTCCGTCCTTTACCAACGGCGTTGCGCTGGAAGGCTCGATTGACTTGGAAAACGACCAAGCCGGTTTTGCCGACGAAAATCATATCCCTGTCAAACGCATCCTCGGCGAATTCATCGTCGACGATAAAGGCACGGTCATGATTGAAGACATCGGCGTCGACCTGCTCAAAGACGGCAACATCGATGTATCCGGCTCTATCGATACCGCCCAAGACCAGCTCAAACTCGCACTGGGCATCAACAATACCGGCGTAGACGACTTTGTCCGTCAAAACATCGCAGGCCGTCTGAACGGCAGTATCGACGTCAAAGGCGAAACCTCCTCCCCTGTCGTCAACTGGAATCTCGACAGCGGATTCGCACGCACAGACGGCATGCTGTTTTTCCAAACCGACAAACAGCTCGGCCAACGCACGCTCAAGCTCGACAAAGTCCGCCTGATTCCGCAAAACGGCGGCGAACTCAACGCCAAAGGCTCGCTCGAACTCTTCAAAGACCGCAAACTGCAACTGGACATCGTCAGCAAAGCCTTCAACCCTGCACGCATCGATCCGCAGCTTCCGCAAGGCAGCGTCAACGGCGACATCAACTTGACCGGCATATTGGCGCAAGAAAAATTCGCCGGCAAAATGCAGTTTGCACCGAGTACGCTCAACGGCGTTCCACTCAGCGGCAAAGCCGACGTCGCTTATGAAAACAAACACCTCTCGCGCGCGCTGACCGACCTGACCCTTGGCAACAACATCGTCAAAACCAACGGCAGCTTCGGCAAAAAAGGCGACCGCCTCAACCTCAACATTACCGCCCCCGATTTGTCGCGTTTCGGCTTCGGCTTGGGCGGCCTGCTCAACGCGCGCGGCTACATCTCCGGCAGTTTTTCAGACGGCCTCAAAACCCTTGAAGCCGATTTGAACGGCGAAGCACGCAACTTCAAAGTCGCCGATACCGTCAACATCCGCACCCTCGACTTCAAGCTTAAAGGTTCGCCCGATACCAACCGTCCGTTGAGTGCCGATATTAAAGGCGAACACATCGCCGTCTCCGGCGGCGCGGCCATGATCGACAACGTCAACCTGCTCATCAGCGGCACAGGTTCGCACCACCACATCCGCGGCAACAGCAGCATGGCGGTGGACAACAAACGCTACAAGCTCGACCTCGACGCCACCGGCGGTCTCAACAAAGACCAAACCCAATGGAAAGGCACGGTCGACACGCTCGATATCAACGGCGCGTTCAACCTCAAACTGCAAAACCGTCTCAACCTCGAAGCCGGCAGCGAACGCGTTTCCCTCAGCAGCGCGCGCTGGGCGGCCATGGGCGGCAGCCTCAACCTGCAAAATTTCGTTTGGGACAAGAAAGCCGGCATTACCAGTAAAGGCAGCGCACAAAATCTGCACATTACCGAATTGCACAACTTCTACACTCCGCCTATCGAACACAACCTCGTCTTGGGCGGCGACTGGGATTTGGCGTACAGTCAAAACGCGCGCGGCTTCCTCAACATCAACCGTCAAAGCGGCGACATCATCCTGCCAAGCAAAGACCCGAAAAACAAACAGCCTTTGGGGCTTTCCGCACTCGCCCTGCGCACCCGTTTCCAAAACGGCCGCATCGACAGCACGCTGGAAGGCAACACCCGCTTCGGCAAAGTTAACGGCACGCTCGGTATCGCCCAACAGTTTGGCAACAACATCAACAACGCCCCCGTCAGCGGCAAAGTCAATATCAGCGTTCCCGATTTGGGCTCGCTCAAATCCTTTATGCCGGCGACAGCCCAAGGCATTGCAGGCCGTCTGAACGCGACCGCCACCATCGGCGGCCAACTCGGTTCGCCCACCATCAACAGCAACCTCGACCTCCAAACCAATTACGGCCGTGCCGACGGTACCGTCAACATCGGTCAGGGCACCAGCTTTGATACCGCCCCTCTGAGCGGCAAACTCAATCTGAACGTTGCCAACCTCGAAGTCTTCCGCAACTTCCTGCCCGTCGGCCAAACCCTCAAAGGCCGTCTGAACGCCGCCGTCAACTTGGCAGGCCGTCTGAACGATCCGCAACTGAGCGGCCTGATTAACGGCGACAACCTATATTACCGCCATCAAACCCAAGGCCTGATTCTCGACAACGGCGTATTGCGTTCGCGCCTGCAGGGTCAAAAATGGGTCATCGACAGCCTCAAATTCCACCGTGGCGGCACGATTGAGCTCAAAGGCGCGGTCAACCTTGCCAACGTCAACCCCGATGTCGACGTGGACATCATCTTCGACAAATACCGCACCCTCTCGCGTCCAAACCGCCAACTACAGCTCTCCGGCGCGGCCAAAGTCCTCTACAATCTGGAAAAAGGCGTATCGCTCAACGGCACGCTCAACACCGACTTCGGCAGGTTCGGTTCGCAAAAATCCTCCATGCCGACCCTCGATGACGACGTGGTCGTACTGGGCGAAACCCCCAAAGAAGCAACGGCCACCACGCCGATTAATATGAACCTTGTCTTGAACATCAACGACAATATCCGTTTTGTCGGCTACGGTGCAGACGTTACCATCGGCGGCAAACTGACCATCACGTCCCGCCCGGGCGAAACCGTCCAAGGCGTCGGTACCGTGCGCGTTGTCAAAGGCCGCTACAAAGCCTACGGCCAAGACCTCAACATCACCAAAGGCGCGGTTTCCTTCGTCGGCCCACTGACCGATCCGAACCTCAACATCCGTGCCGAACGTCGCCTCTCCCCGGTCGGCGCTGGCGTCGAAGTTCTCGGCAGCCTCAACAATCCGCGCGTGACCTTGGTTGCCAAAGAAGCCATGAGTGAAAAAGACAAACTCTCCTGGCTCATCCTCAACCGTGCCAGCAGCGGCAGCGACGGCGACAACGCCACGCTCTCTGCGGCCGCCAGCGCATTGCTTGCCGGCCAAATCAACGATCGCATCGGCCTTGTCGATGATTTGGGCTTCACCAGCAAACGCAGCCGCAACGCCCAAACCGGCGAGTTCAACCCTGCCGAACAAGTCCTGACCGTCGGCAAACAGCTCACCAACAACCTCTACGTAGGTTACGAATACGGCGTCTCCAGCGCCGAACAATCCGTCAAACTCGTGTACCAACTGACCCGCGCCATCCAAGCCGTTGCCCGCATCGGTACGCGCTCCTCCGGCGGCGAGTTGAAATACACCATCCGCTTTGACAACCTGTTCGGCAAAGACAAACCGGAGCCGGAAGAGCAACAATAA
- a CDS encoding autotransporter assembly complex protein TamA: protein MVIFYFYFCGKTFMPARNRWIWLPVLLASAAYAEEMPREPDLRSRPEFRLHEVDTSTPKAEDYEAVPESEMPKQPKDDQTGKLKPKFPVKIDTQDSEVKEMLEEYLPLITQQQEEELDKEQVGFLAEEASDNVKTMLRTKGYFNSNVNIQDHGESYTVNVTPGPRTKVDNVSVAILGDVLNDDNLAEYYQNAMENWQQPIGENFDQDGWNASKTSVLSAVTRKKYPLAKLTTTQATINPNTQKADLNVIVESNRPIYFGDFQITGTRRYPESVVSGMARFHPGSPYDLDKILDLQQALEQNGHYSGASVQADFDQLQGDRVPVKINVTEVKRHKLETGIRYDSEYGIGGRIAYDYYNLFNKGYIGSIVWDMDKYETTLAAGISQPRNNRGNYWTSNVSYNRSTTQNLEKHALTSGIWYVRDRNNIDARFGLEFITEDRKVPDTSYDLGRSHATMLTASWKRQSIETELHPQNGYYLDGKIGATLGKFLSSTQMARATARAGYFFTPENKKLGTFIVRGQAGYVYAREGEEVPSGLMFRTGGATSVRGYELDSIGLAGPNGSILPQRALVVGSLEYQFPVTKSFSGAIFHDVGDAASNFKHMTLKHGTGLGVRWFSPVAPFSFDIAYGHHDKKIRWHISLGTRF, encoded by the coding sequence ATGGTTATTTTTTATTTTTATTTTTGTGGGAAGACATTTATGCCTGCACGAAACAGATGGATATGGCTGCCGGTTTTATTGGCAAGCGCGGCATATGCCGAAGAAATGCCGCGCGAACCGGATTTGAGAAGCCGTCCCGAGTTCAGACTTCATGAAGTAGATACTTCCACTCCCAAAGCGGAAGACTACGAAGCTGTTCCCGAATCCGAAATGCCCAAGCAGCCCAAAGACGACCAAACAGGCAAACTCAAGCCCAAATTCCCCGTCAAAATCGATACCCAAGACAGCGAAGTCAAAGAAATGCTTGAAGAATACCTGCCGCTGATTACCCAGCAGCAGGAAGAAGAACTGGACAAAGAGCAGGTCGGCTTCCTCGCCGAAGAGGCATCCGACAACGTCAAAACCATGCTCCGGACCAAAGGCTACTTCAACAGCAACGTCAATATTCAAGACCACGGCGAGAGTTATACCGTCAACGTCACCCCCGGTCCGCGCACCAAAGTCGACAACGTCAGCGTGGCCATCCTCGGCGACGTATTGAATGACGACAACTTGGCCGAGTACTACCAAAATGCGATGGAAAACTGGCAACAGCCCATTGGCGAAAACTTCGACCAAGACGGCTGGAATGCGAGTAAAACCTCCGTCCTCAGCGCGGTAACACGCAAAAAATACCCTTTGGCGAAACTCACCACCACCCAAGCCACCATCAATCCCAATACGCAAAAAGCCGACTTGAACGTCATCGTGGAGAGCAACCGCCCCATTTACTTTGGCGATTTCCAAATCACCGGCACACGCCGCTACCCTGAGAGCGTGGTTTCCGGCATGGCGCGTTTCCACCCCGGTTCGCCTTACGACTTGGACAAAATCCTCGACCTGCAACAGGCGCTCGAGCAAAACGGCCACTATTCCGGCGCGTCCGTACAAGCCGATTTCGATCAACTGCAAGGCGACCGCGTTCCCGTCAAAATCAACGTGACCGAGGTCAAGCGCCACAAACTGGAAACCGGTATCCGCTACGACTCCGAATACGGAATCGGCGGCCGCATCGCCTACGACTATTACAACCTCTTTAACAAAGGTTACATCGGTTCCATCGTTTGGGACATGGACAAATACGAAACCACGCTGGCCGCCGGTATCAGCCAACCGCGCAACAACCGCGGCAACTACTGGACCAGCAACGTTTCCTACAACCGCTCGACCACGCAAAACCTTGAAAAACACGCCCTGACCAGCGGTATTTGGTATGTCCGCGACCGCAACAATATCGATGCCCGCTTCGGCCTCGAATTCATTACCGAAGACCGCAAAGTCCCCGACACCAGCTACGATTTGGGTCGAAGCCATGCCACCATGCTGACCGCCTCATGGAAACGGCAAAGCATCGAAACCGAGCTTCATCCTCAAAACGGCTACTACCTCGACGGCAAAATCGGGGCAACTTTGGGCAAATTCCTCTCCTCCACCCAAATGGCACGCGCTACAGCACGGGCAGGCTATTTCTTCACGCCTGAAAACAAAAAACTCGGTACATTCATCGTACGCGGACAGGCAGGCTACGTTTATGCCCGCGAAGGCGAAGAAGTACCGTCCGGCCTGATGTTCCGTACCGGCGGCGCAACTTCCGTACGCGGTTACGAACTCGACAGCATTGGCTTGGCAGGCCCCAACGGCTCCATCCTGCCGCAACGCGCCTTGGTGGTCGGCAGCCTCGAATATCAATTCCCGGTTACCAAAAGCTTCTCCGGCGCCATCTTCCACGATGTTGGCGATGCGGCAAGCAACTTCAAACACATGACCTTAAAACACGGTACCGGCTTGGGCGTACGCTGGTTCAGCCCGGTTGCACCGTTCTCCTTCGATATTGCCTACGGCCATCACGACAAGAAAATCCGCTGGCACATCAGCTTGGGCACAAGGTTTTAA
- a CDS encoding helix-turn-helix domain-containing protein: protein MSKYTLHFKYQAVLHYLHIRSQQRTADHYGISRTHLRRWIRAYQEGGIGALGHPQSKTMLQHRKTPSSPTNPTTKKHRQSLSKSCAICAQRLPT, encoded by the coding sequence ATGAGCAAATATACATTACACTTCAAATACCAAGCCGTACTCCACTACCTGCACATACGCAGCCAACAGCGTACCGCAGACCACTACGGCATTTCCCGAACCCACCTGCGACGATGGATACGCGCCTATCAAGAAGGCGGTATCGGCGCACTCGGACATCCCCAATCCAAAACCATGCTCCAACACCGCAAAACCCCTTCATCGCCGACAAACCCGACCACGAAAAAACACAGGCAGAGCTTATCGAAGAGTTGTGCTATATGCGCGCAAAGGTTGCCTACCTAA
- a CDS encoding autotransporter outer membrane beta-barrel domain-containing protein has product MTLKASGRVNLLTLSVLSLFCTPYAWGADAYDPVKEAEIKNKFILEAAENRDSHVWRGPCSVSFDCFGMFSYQLGSDTRSTNVGGDADFSFSDKPASGVSHYFSSGKTDQNSSEYGYDEINITGKNYNSGILAVDNMPVVKKYVTKNYGDNLKEAVKKQLEDTVQKQPDVFAKAAEKIKQDLKKGAVNKFGEKVLEKIPEKTWDALAKQTLQGYITNTTAQITNVSDQTLDNIFNKTLHVKIENKSHVAGQVLELTKMTLKDSLWEPRRHSDIHTLETSDNARIRLNTKDEKLTVHKEYKGGADFLFGYDVRESDKPALTFEDKVSGKSNVVLERRPENLKTLDGRKLIAAEKADPNSFAFKQNYRQGLYELLLKQCEGGFCLGVQRLAIPEAEAVLYAQQAYAANTLFGLRAADRGGDVYAADPSRQKLWLRFIGGRSHQNIRGGAAADGRRKGVQIGGEVFVRQNEGSRLAIGVMGGRAGQHASANGKGGAAGSYLHGYGGGVYAAWHQLRDKQTGAYLDGWLQYQRFKHRINDENRAERYKTKGWTASVEGGYNALVAEGVVGKGNNVRFYLQPQAQFTYLGVNGGFTDSEGTGVGLLGSGQWQSRAGIRAKTRFALRNGVNLQPFAAFNVLHRSKSFGVVMDGEKQTLAGKTALEGRFGIEAGWKDYLSARLGYGKRSDGDKEAALSVKWLF; this is encoded by the coding sequence GTGACACTGAAAGCAAGCGGTCGGGTTAATCTATTAACATTATCTGTTTTATCGCTGTTTTGCACGCCATATGCTTGGGGTGCGGATGCGTACGATCCTGTCAAAGAAGCCGAGATTAAAAACAAATTCATTTTAGAAGCGGCGGAAAACAGAGATTCCCACGTTTGGCGCGGCCCGTGCAGTGTGTCTTTTGATTGCTTCGGTATGTTCAGTTATCAACTTGGTTCGGATACTCGTTCTACAAATGTCGGCGGCGATGCTGATTTTTCATTTTCAGACAAGCCTGCAAGCGGCGTTTCCCATTATTTCTCAAGCGGTAAAACCGATCAAAATTCATCCGAATACGGGTATGACGAAATCAATATCACGGGTAAAAACTACAATAGCGGCATCCTCGCCGTCGATAATATGCCCGTTGTTAAGAAATATGTTACAAAGAATTACGGGGATAATTTAAAGGAGGCAGTTAAGAAGCAATTAGAAGATACTGTGCAAAAACAACCAGATGTATTTGCTAAAGCTGCAGAGAAAATCAAGCAAGATTTGAAAAAAGGAGCAGTAAACAAGTTTGGTGAGAAGGTGCTGGAAAAAATACCAGAAAAGACTTGGGATGCTTTAGCAAAACAAACGTTACAAGGTTATATAACGAATACAACAGCTCAAATAACTAACGTATCAGACCAAACACTCGACAACATCTTCAATAAAACACTGCACGTCAAAATCGAAAACAAATCCCACGTCGCCGGACAGGTGTTGGAACTGACCAAGATGACGCTGAAAGATTCCCTTTGGGAACCGCGCCGCCATTCCGACATCCATACGCTGGAAACTTCCGATAATGCCCGCATCCGCCTGAACACGAAAGATGAAAAACTGACCGTCCATAAAGAATATAAGGGCGGCGCGGATTTCCTGTTCGGCTACGACGTGCGGGAGTCGGACAAACCCGCCCTGACCTTTGAAGACAAAGTCAGCGGAAAATCCAATGTGGTTTTGGAACGCCGGCCGGAAAATCTGAAAACGCTCGACGGGCGCAAACTGATTGCGGCGGAAAAGGCAGACCCTAATTCGTTTGCGTTTAAACAAAATTACCGGCAGGGACTGTACGAATTATTGCTCAAGCAATGCGAAGGCGGATTTTGCTTGGGCGTGCAGCGTTTGGCTATCCCCGAGGCGGAAGCGGTTTTATATGCCCAACAGGCTTATGCGGCAAATACTTTGTTTGGGCTGCGTGCCGCCGACAGGGGCGGCGACGTGTATGCCGCCGATCCGTCCCGTCAAAAATTGTGGCTGCGCTTCATCGGCGGCCGGTCGCATCAAAATATACGGGGCGGCGCGGCTGCGGACGGGCGGCGCAAAGGCGTGCAAATCGGCGGCGAGGTGTTTGTACGGCAAAATGAAGGCAGCCGACTGGCAATCGGCGTGATGGGCGGCAGGGCCGGCCAACACGCATCAGCCAACGGCAAAGGCGGTGCGGCAGGCAGTTATTTGCATGGTTATGGCGGGGGTGTTTATGCTGCGTGGCATCAGTTGCGCGATAAACAAACGGGTGCGTATTTGGACGGCTGGTTGCAATACCAACGTTTCAAACACCGCATCAATGATGAAAACCGTGCGGAACGCTACAAAACCAAAGGTTGGACGGCTTCTGTCGAAGGCGGCTACAACGCGCTTGTGGCGGAAGGCGTTGTCGGAAAAGGCAATAATGTGCGGTTTTACCTGCAACCGCAGGCGCAGTTTACCTACTTGGGCGTAAACGGCGGCTTTACCGACAGCGAGGGGACGGGGGTCGGACTGCTCGGCAGCGGTCAGTGGCAAAGCCGCGCCGGCATTCGGGCAAAAACCCGTTTTGCTTTGCGTAACGGTGTCAATCTCCAGCCTTTCGCCGCTTTTAATGTTTTGCACAGGTCAAAATCTTTCGGCGTGGTAATGGACGGCGAAAAACAGACGTTGGCAGGCAAAACGGCACTCGAAGGGCGGTTCGGCATTGAAGCCGGTTGGAAGGATTATTTGTCTGCGCGTCTCGGATACGGCAAAAGATCGGACGGCGATAAAGAAGCCGCATTGTCGGTCAAATGGCTGTTTTGA